The Lampris incognitus isolate fLamInc1 chromosome 4, fLamInc1.hap2, whole genome shotgun sequence genome segment GCCCACTGGAAAACCTGAAAATTTATATAGGCCTACCGGTTTTCTAGTCACGGAGAGCTCCTGGAAAATGGTCAAATcgatcaaatgtcctggaaatatgAGAAAGTTAGGTTGTAAAATTTTATTTTTACCTCTTGAGGTGGCATATCGGTGGCGATATTTCTATGTGAGATGTGACTGAAGTTCGGGGTTCCCATGCCCCCTTGGAAAACCTGAAAATTTATATAGGCCTACCGGTTTTCTAGTCACGGAGAGCTCCTGGAAAATTACCAAATCGATCAAGTGTCCTGGAAATATGAGAAAGTTAGGTtgtaaaattgtatttttacctCTTGAGGTGGCATATTGGTGGCGATATCTCTATGTGAGATGTTACTGAAGTTCGGGGTTCCCATGCCCACTGGAAAACCTAAAATTTATATAGGCCTACCGGTTTTCTAGTCACGGAGAGCTCCTGGAAAATGATCAAATcgatcaaatgtcctggaaatatgAGAAAGTTAGGTtgtaaaattgtatttttacctCTTGAGGTGGCATATTGGTGGCGATATTTCTATGTGAGATGTGACTGAAGTTCGGGGTTCCCATGCCCACTGGAAAACCTAAAATTTATATAGGCCTACCGGTGTTCTAGTCACGGAGAGCTCCTGGAAAATGATAAAATcgatcaaatgtcctggaaatatgAGAAAGTTAGGTTGTAAAATTTTATTTTTACCTCTTGAGGTGGCATATTGGTGGCGATATTTCTATGTGAGATGTGACTAAGTTCAGGATTCCCATGCCCCCTTGGAAAACCTGAAAATTTATATAGGCCTACCGGTTTTCTAGTCACGGAGAGCTCCTGGAAAATGATCAAATcgatcaaatgtcctggaaatatgAGAAAGTTAGGTTGTAAAATTTTATTTTTGCCTCTTGAGGTGGCATATCGGTGGCGATATTTCTATGTGAGATGTGACTGAAGTTCGGGGTTCCCATGCCCACTGGAAAACCTGAAAATTTATATAGGCCTACCGGTTTTCTAGTCACGGAGAGCTCCTAGAAAATTACAAAATCAATCAAATGTCCCGGAAATATGAGAAAGTTAGGTTGTAAAATTTTATTTTTACCTCTTGAGGTGGCATATTGGTGGTGATATTTCTATGTGAGATGTGACTGAAGTTCGGGGTTCCCGTGCCCCCTTGGAAAACCTGAAAATTTATATAGGCCTACCGGTTTTCTAGTCACGGAGAGCTCCTGGAAAATGACAAAATcgatcaaatgtcctggaaatagGAGAAAGTTAGGttgtacatttttatttttacctCTTGAGGTGGCATATTGGTGGTGATATTTCTATGTGACATGTGACTGAAGTTCGGGGTTCCCATGCCCCCTTGGAAAACCTGAAAATTTATATAGGCCTACCGGTTTTCTAGTCACGGAGAGCTCCTGGAAAATGATCAAATcgatcaaatgtcctggaaatatgAGAAAGTTAGGTTGTAAAATTTTATTTTTGCCTCTTGAGGTGGCATATCGGTGGCGATATTTCTATGTGAGATGTGACTGAAGTTCGGGGTTCCCATGCCCACTGGAAAACCTGAAAATTTATATAGGCCTACCGGTTTTCTAGTCACGGAGAGCTCCTAGAAAATTACAAAATCAATCAAATGTCCCGGAAATATGAGAAAGTTAGGTTGTAAAATTTTATTTTTACCTCTTGAGGTGGCATATTGGTGGTGATATTTCTATGTGAGATGTGACTGAAGTTCGGGGTTCCCGTGCCCCCTTGGAAAACCTGAAAATTTATATAGGCCTACCGGTTTTCTAGTCACGGAGAGCTCCTGGAAAATGACAAAATcgatcaaatgtcctggaaatagGAGAAAGTTAGGttgtacatttttatttttacctCTTGAGGTGGCATATTGGTGGTGATATTTCTATGTGACATGTGACTGAAGTTCGGGGTTCCCATGCCCCCTTGGAAAACCTGAAAATGTATATAGGCCTACCGGTTTTCTAGTCACGGAGAGCTCCTGGAAAATGACCAAATCGATCAAGTGTCCTGGAAATATGAGAAAGTTAGGTTGTAAAATTCTATTTTTACCTCTTGAGGTGACATATTGGTGGTGATATTTCTATGTGAGATGTGACTAAGTTCAGGGTTCCCATGCCCACTGGAAAACCTGAAAATTTATATAGGCCTACCGGTTTTCTAGTCACGGAGAGCTCCTGGAAAATGATCAAATCGATCAAGTGTCCTGGAAATATGAGAAAGTTAGGTTGTAAAATTTTATTTTTACCTCTTGAGGTGGCATATCGGTGGCGATATTTCTATGTGAGATGTGACTGAAGTTCAGGGTTCCCATGCCCACTGGAAAACCTGAAAATTTATATAGGCCTACCGGTTTTCTAGTCACGGAGAACTCCTGGAAATGATTAAGAAAATcgatcaaatgtcctggaaatatgAGAAAGTTAGGTTATAAAGTGGTATTTTTACCTCTTGAGGTGGCATATCGGTGGCGATATCTCTATGTGAGATGTGACTGAAGTGGGGCAGCAcgtcggcgcagtggttagcgtggtcacctcacagcaagaaggtcctgggttcgagccccggggtagtccaaccttgggggtcgtccccgggtcgtcctctgtgttgagtttgcatgttctccccgtgtctgcgtgggtttcctccgggtgctccggtttcctcccacagtccaaagacatgtaggtcaagtaaatcggccctactaaattgtcccgaggtgtgaatgtgtgtgtgtcggccctgtgatggactggtgggcctgtccagggtgtctccccgcctgccgcccaatgactgctgggataggctccagcgtcccgcgacccggcttcggataagtggcttgaataGTGGATGGATGTGACTGAAGTGGTTTGTTCAACGAACAGTTCAGTTACACAGTCCTTTTAGAGATTGTTGGTGTTTTGTGTGTTGTCACCTCACACCTGTATGAACGCACCCAAgtttgatattgtaacgtgcatggataagaagacacgctggccgctggctgtcgggtctgagcctttagtcgagcggttagcgattcctcctgcggtgcgggcgacacgggttcgcgtcccggccgcggcagttcctgtggttgcgttgtccctcgaATTCGTTACCATATCTTTGTTCCCACCTCGGTGAGAAATTTAACATTGCAAATGGGGGATTTCGTTGAAACTCGGTGATCAAATGATAACCTAATTGTTTGAGCAAcggtttgtgtttatgtgtcagTCGGACAGTCAGTCCGTCCATCTGTAGAGTTTGTAGGGAGGTTTCCACTGACAATACTGAATGAGATGAGCTTCTGTCGGCAACAGCTGTCGTAGATATCTAAGCAAAACTCCTGGAAGATGGCCATGAAGAAATCCAGGAAAAAAAGAGCAGGGTGCATGTTTGAAGCTGACCGTCGAGCAGGTCTGGGTGTCAGCGTTAATTCATCACTGTAGATACAGAAGTGGATGGGGTTGTAGACACCGCCCCCTGGGGACCCCTTTTTAAAAGTAGGTTGCTGGAATTGACCTCTTTGCATGGAGGCAGAGTCATTAATTTCTAACAATACCTTCCATAAGTTTAAAGGAAGCACAAAGGGGTTTAAGAGCATCCTCCCTCGAACTAGTAAACGTGTTGGCTTCAATTTAAAAGCATCACACTTTCCACAGGTGACTGCAGGGATTAGGTTTGTCCTTTATACACTCTCTGCCAGACTTCACCTACTCTGGCACAAAGACACCTGTATTCCACTTGTGTCATACCTGTATAACACCTGTATCATGACTGCATCACACCTGTGCCACACCTGTGTCAACTGTTTCCCACCAGGATCACACTTGTGTCACACCTGTGTCACAACTGTATCACACCTGTTTCCCACCTGGATCACAACTGTGTCACTCCTGTGTCACTCCTGTATCACAGCTGTGTCATACCTGTGTCACACCTGTATCCCACTTGTGTCATACCTGTATAACACCTGTATCATGACTGCATCACACCTGTGTCACACCTGTGTCAACTGTTTCCCACCAGGATCACACTTGTGTCACACCTGTGTCACAACTGTATCACACCTGTTTCCCACCTGGATCACAACTGTGTCACTCCTGTGTCACACCTGTATCACACCTGTGTCATACCTGTGTCATAACTGTTTGCCACCTGGATCACAACTGTGTCACTCCTGTGACATAACTGTTTCCCACCTGTATCACACCTGTGTCATACCTGTGTCATAACTGTTTCCCACCTGTATCACACCTGTGTCATACCTGTGTCATAACTGTTTCCCACCTGTATCACACCTATGTCACAACTGTTTCCCCCCTGGATCACAACTGTGTCACTCCTGTGTCATAACTGTTTCCCACCTggatcacaactgtgtcacacctGTATCACACCTGTGTCACAAATGTTTCCCACCTGGATCACAGCTGTGTCACACCTTTGTCATAACTGTTTCCCACCTggatcacaactgtgtcacacctGTATCACACCTGTGTCACAAATGTTTCCCACCTGGATCACAACTGTGTCACTCCTGTGTCACACCTGTATCACACCTGTGTCATACCTGTGTCATAACTGTTTCCCACCTGTATCACACCTGTGTCATACCTGTGTCATAACTGTTTCCCACCTGTATCACACCTGTGTCATACCTGTGTCATAACTGTTTCCCACCTGTATCACACCTGTGTCACAACTGTTTCCCACCTGGATCACAACTGTGTCACTCCTGTGTCACACCTGTGTCATACCTGTGTCATAACTGTTTCCCACCTGTATCACACCTGTGTCATACCTGTGTCATAACTGTTTCCCACCTGTATCACACCTGTGTCATACCTGTGTCATAACTGTTTCCCACCTGTATCACACCTGTGTCACAACTGTTTCCCACCTGGATCACAACTGTGTCACTCCTGTGTCACACCTGTGTCATACCTGTGTCATAACTGTTTCCCACCTGTATCACACCTGTGTCATACCTGTGTCATAACTGTTTCCCACCTggatcacaactgtgtcacacctGTGTCACAAATGCTTCCCACCTggatcacaactgtgtcacagtTGTGTCACAAATGTTTCCCACCTggatcacaactgtgtcacaactgttTCCCACCTGGATCACAACATGTCCACTTTTGCCTGGAACATACAAAATAGAACCAAACATTTGTCCCCTAATCCCTCTGATACTGTAGAGGTATTTATATGTTCTTTAACTGCAGGGAAGGCGCCAGCATTTATCATGTTGAACaggtgtgacacagttgtgataCAGGTGTGATACAGGCATGATACAGGTGTGACACTGGTGTGACACTGTATAACATGATAAATACTGGTGCCTTCCCTGCAGTTAAAGAACATATAAATACCTCTACAGTATCAAAGGGATAAGTTGACAAATGTTTGGTTTTATTTTGTATGTGCCTGGCAAAAGTGGACATTTTTATTTGTTGTAATAAGTACTGAATGTTTTGGCAATATGCCTTCATTTTCCACAGAAATATTACAAGACCAGTCAGAGCCATTGCATCTTTCTCTTGGTGTAGCTTTATTTGTCGACTTCATTTGTCACAAAGAAGATTGCTCCATTCAGCCTGTCACAGAATAGTTTATCATTGGCGTGGAACATTTTTGGAATATTCATCTGGGCCCATTGTTAGTACATCATCCAAGAAGTAATTGCTAAAACAATGTACTAAACAAGGGAAGCAATTAGGTTGTGTACTGACTTTGACTGAATCAGTGCAAAATATTATCTGAAGtcttggatccaggaggagcaatgcggattccgtcgGTCCtgaccgtggaacaacagaccaactctttacccttgtggaagtgctgaggggagcatgggagtttgaccagccagtctacatgtgttttgtggacttggagaaggcttacgaccgtgtaccccggggcactctgtggggggtgctgcaggagtatggggtaccggggcagttgctacaagccatacggtccttgtataaccaaagtgagagctgtgtccgcattctcggcacaaagtcaaacacattttcggtgggtgttggactccgccaaggttgccccttgtctccaattctgtttgtgatattcatggacaggatctcaaggcgcagtcaaggtgaggagtgtgtctgttttgggaacctcagaattgcatctctgctcttcgcagatgaagtCCTAAAACATTTCTGAGAAACTTTGGCTACCCTCTGGACACTTGAGATAATTACCAGTTAATTATTCTGAATTGTCCTTTATGTGGCACATATGATGATCATATGATTGAtgacacatcaggacatgtcatcTGGAAGTTGACATGAAGTTTTCCAAAGTTTCCTCGCTCCTTTAGACAGAAAAAAGAACAAGATGGCAAACAATGGTGAGGAGCGGATCACTGAAGGGATTCTCTGAGACATTTGATCATACTCTCAAAGCGAAATAATAAAGCGATAGAGAGAGAATCTGTTTTTCAGCAGTATTAAATTCATACTTATTAAAAGTTATAAAGGGCATTAAAGTTAGCTAAAAGTTAAAATGGGTGCCAGGGCCCGTAATACTTAACAGGGGCTGTATGCTTTATAGGCCTCACATATGGTTAACCTGTATTTCCATCTGACAGCTCCTCATTAAGCAGGCACTTTTATCCAGAGCGACTTACAAAAGTAGTATTCCTGTGATGTCTGTCCAAGCCTGAGGCTATGCTGGAGGCACAAACGGTGAACCTCAGCATGGGGCAGGACTTCATTAGCTCTGTACCCACCTAAGTGTTACTTCCCAAGAGCAAATGTCTGTGTGGAGTAATAACGCCTCCGCGTTCCATGATATGAGTTTGAAAATAATTTTTCAAAGTAAAGCTTCGTTTAGTGAGGTGATGTTCTCTCTGGCAGAGCTGTGTACAATTTTATTAGGAAATCCCTCATTTTTTGGTTGTGGGTAAGTGGGAGCGGGCTGTCTATTTGAAGCCTTTGATACCttaaagcagtgtttcccaacccagttctcaaggaccccctatcctgcagattttcattgtaaccctgcataggtagccctgcttgtacttactcagccAATCATCTCATAGTTTCTTTTGTCTCTCTCAGGAACATACCAAGGCCAGTGGCTGGGGGGGATGCGTCATGGGTACGGCGTGCGACAGAGCGTGCCATACGGGATGGCTGCCGTCATCCTCTTCCCCCTGCGCACATCCATAAACTCTCTCCGCTCCGAGCACAGCCACGGCCCCCCTGTTGTTCTGGATGACGgctccacacccacacccacagacGGGGTGGTGGCCGGCCTGGCTGGGAGCCCTGTAGGGCGAGGAGGGTTTGCCCTCACTGCCCCGAGCGAGGCCGACCgccagaggaagaggaaggggcgCTTCAGGCAGTCCATCTTGAGCGGACTGAAGCTGCGGCGCTCGGAGTCCAAAAGCTCCCTGGCCAGTCAGCTCAGCAAGCAGAGCTCCTTCTGCAGCGAGGCCGGCATGAGTACCGTCAGCTCTGCCGCCTCCGACATCCACTCCAACACCAGTGAGAGTGAGCAGGGAGCTCCTGTGGACGCAACTGTCACCGAGACCTATGCCGGCGAGTGGCGGAGCGACCAGAGGGCCGGCTGGGGGGTGAGTCGGCGCTCAGACGGCCTGCACTATGAGGGGGAGTGGGCGGCAAACAAGAGGCACGGCTATGGATGCACCACATTCCCCGATGGCACCAAAGAAGAGGGAAAGTACAAGCAGAACGTCCTGGTGAGTGGCAAACGCAAGAATCTGATCCCACTGAGGGCGAGTAAGATCAGAGAGAAGGTGGACCGCGCCATTGAGGCTGCAGAGAAGTCTGCAGACATAGCCAAGCAAAAAGCGGAGATTGCCGTGTCCAGGTGAGACGATCCTTTTATGAGCGAGTAAGCATGTTTAGCTTCTAATACAGGAGAAGTGATTTCAGCTTCTGGAATCAGCTTTTATACGATCCATTTTCCTTAAACGATAGACTTCACAAGGCCTAAAAAAAGTTACATGTGGTGACCTTGTAGTGGTTCTTGTAGAGAATCTGTAACAGAAGCTCTCATTCTGAACGTCTCTCCTCCCTTGTTAGTTTGCAACAACAGCCAGCTCTGAATAAAGGAAACAACTTGCACTCATGTAcacagtctgtctctctcaggaGCCTAAATTAATATAAAATGCGGAAGGATATCATTCATATCTCAAGTCTGATAGAGACTCCCCACAAGACTGTGTCTCATGGGTCATGTAAGAACAGACACTACATCAATATTGGAAGGTGGGCTGATTCAGAACCGCCTGCTCTGTTTCTTCCGGTCACTTTCAGGATGAGCCATGCCCGTGGGAAGGCTGAGGCTGCAGAGGGAGTTGCCCAGAAGGCCACGGAGGAATGCCGGCTCGCCCGCATCGCTGCCAAAGAGCTCTCTCCTTCCTTTCACATCTATGGAAACGGTCAGTTGTGTGTACAAGAGGAAGAGCTGGATCTAACTTTAATGACTCTAAATCGAAGCATCATGAGTCATGCCGTGTGACAAGTCaccacactgtgaacactttacTGAATGAAAGAGCTAAAAGTGGAAAAACTAGAGTCAGGTTTGTTCTAATTCGTAGTGATACATAGACATATGTCTCCGTTCTtagatccatccaaccatccattatctgggCCTGCCTAATGCAATTCAGGGTCACTGGGGGGTTGGAATCTATCCCATCATGTGTTGTGTAGaagaaggcagagagacaccctggacaaggcacacacagacacacacaagctatTCACACCTATGGATATAGAGACTCCGTTAACCTGATATGCATGTTAGGACAGTGGGAGGATACAGAGCATTATGTTCACCAAAGTAACCACCCGTGTGCTACCAGAGTGAAAACTGAAAGAATAAAATCAACTCAATCtggtaatgaataaataaacaaatctaAGATCGTGCTTTGATCGTGGATTGTTTAAGGTGATGAGGGCAATGCACTTGGGTACAGTGTTGCTGTAAATGTTAGTTAGTGTGAGGAAATTCAAATAGAATTGGTTTATATAGAAACATATCAACGTGAAAAGCTCAAGGGTTTGCTTAAGATTCACATGGAAATGGTACCTTTATTTTGAAAGAATGAAATAAATACAAACCAAATCGAAAATAAATGAAAGCATGTACATAAACCCTTACAACCATAGCATACTGCGCTGAGTAATTCTACACCGGATTTTTTCTTTCAGAATAAACCCTTAACCAGAGAGGATAAGCCTTTAACATTCGAACTGAATTCATGTGTATGCTCTCCCTTAATCTTCTCTAATTAAGACTTCAGTGAGCTGTGATTCTCTGCCGAAGATTTAGTCTCGATGCATTCTCCGTCTAATTCATTGGTGCTCCTGGATGCTAACAGCAGGGCGACCCCCCAGCATGCATCCCATGTACTTTCCATGGGCGGGAGAACGGTCAGTTTATTGGTGTTTCTCTGTTTTCTCAGGTCTGGAATGTCAGAGGCCCAAGCACCAAGACGGCAAGGACAAAGACCACGAGGTCATCTCCACGGGAACAGACAGCCCTGAGCTGTGCACACCAGACACCACGCCCCCTGTAATCACACCTGACCTAAGCCCCGTGCTGAGTGTGCCCGCCTCACCCCCCCACAGCCCGCCCAAGCGTGCCCATCGACCGAGAAATGCTTGCTTCATGCGCCAGAGTGCCGTGGATGACCAAGGTGGGGCTGAGATCCAGGTGCTTGTGGAGGGGCGGGGCATGGATCTGCTTAGGGGTGGGGCTAACACTTGGACTGATGATGTGTATCCAGACCGAGGAGGCAGCAGCCGCTCCACAACCCCTTCCCTGCTTGAAGAACAAGAAGGTCAAATCAACGGTCACGAGCAAGCCCCCTTGTCCAATCACAAACCACGGGAGAAATCCTTGTCCAATCACAAGTCCTGGGAACATTCTTCTTCCTACAGAGCCTGGGAGCACTCCTCATCCAACCAAAAGCCCTCAAAGCATGCCTCTTCAAATCACAAGTCAAGGGAGTACTCCTCCAATCACAAAACATGGGATCATTCTTCCACAAATCACAAGGcctgcgagcatgcctcttccaATTACAAGCCGCAGGTGCACATTTTATCCAATCACAAGGCCTTGGAGCATAACATGTCCAATCACAAGACATCTGAGCATGCTTCTTCCAATCACAAGTCCCAAGATTATATATGCTCTAATCACAATGCAAAGGACCATGTCTCCTCTAGTTACAGCCCTCGAGAGCATGTCTACTCCAATCACCATTCGAAGCAGCACATCTCCACCAACCACAAGCTTAGCGAGCATGCTTTGGTTGACCAAAGGATGGATGGCTTCGCTGGGGCCTGGACCGCTGAGAGCTGTTTGAGGTGGAGTCCTGCCCATTCCCGCCTCACAGAACACGACGAAGAGAGACTGAGCGATTATACGGTCGACATGAGGCTCCAGTCCCCGGAGGTGCAGATGTCACGGGGGCTGGGCCAGGAGTCTCCAGGCCCTAAAGGCAACAGGCTGCGGTCCCGGTGCCTCCGGCCCGTGAGGGAAGGATCCATGGACTCAGTACAAATGCTGGACAACCTGAATGTGGGGGCGGAGTTAGAGGAATGGCCTCTGCACAGAGACCTCACCCTCTCCCCGCCCCTCAAGTCTCCGCCAATTTCACCGGAGCAGGAAGGAGGGCAGCCAACCCTCAAATCAAACTCAGTGAGTCACTTTTCTTTTTCCTGTTACCTGAACACATTGGGGCCTGTTCAGTTTTCTGTTTTGACACACATTTCCCTTTGGTAGTCTAAAAAGGTCAAACAGGCCAGGACAAGTCGCAAAGTACATGCAGTCGAGAAATTGGCACTCATGTGACCCAAATAATTTTCCACTGAACCTGAGACTCCTTTGTGAGGTGGAGGTTATTCCGAGAGCACTCATAGGTGTGACATCTCTTAGCAAGGCTGAGATGATCCACCTCTGGTCCTTTTCTAAGGCAGCAGAAATGTTCAGTTAGTTTGCATAACACTGATTTGAAAAGGAAGGCCCAATAACCCCGTGGCAATGAGGTAAAAATCACTTCCTTTATGGTTTGTAAGACCCCATATTGAAATGCTGTGTAATTTTAGCTGCATTCTCCAACGTCATGTGTTTTAAGTTGACCAACTTCAGCCgtttctgttatttatttatttatttatttgtttatgtggacccccccctttctccccaattgtatccggccaattgccccgttcttccaagccatcctagttgctgctccacgatccagggagggctgcagactaactaccacatgcctcctccgatacatgtggagtcgccagctgcttcttttcacctgacagtgaggagtttcaccagggggacgtagcgcgtgggaggatcacgctattcctcccagtcccccccccaaaaaaaacaggcgccccgaccagaggaggcgctagtgcagcaaccaggacacatacccacatctggcttcccacccctgcagacatggccaattgtgtctgtagggacacctgaccaagccggaggtaacacggggattcgaaccagcgagccctgtgtgggtaggcaacggaatagatcgctatgccacccggatgccccgccgTTTCTGTTTTTATCTGACCCAGGCATCCTGAACTGATCCAATATTTCTATTTTTGTGGGTTTAGCTATGTTTTCCTGTTTACCTggggaggagatagggaccaccaggtactccccctactgaaacacagtgatgactcaacctgttgaggcatcagctgtgctcctacggccTCCATAGATTTATAGAACGGATGATGTTGATGAGCTTTGTTTTCTAACTGTGTGACTAAGTCGGAGGCCTAAACTAACCCTTTCCTTTCTCTCCCTTCACAGGGCTCCAGCTCTGTTCTGGTGGTTATGGTCATTTTACTCAATATTGGAGTAGCCATTCTTTTCATCCACTTCTTTATTTAAGCTTCTACTGGTATGACGTACTGAGACTCATTGTTACCTACAGTATACTTTATTATTACCGACTGAGATGGACATTCTGCCTATTCGACCGGAGCCCACAGCCCAAGTGACGGACACAGTAAAGCGTTTCTACTGTTGCTAGTCGCCTTTCCGACCTTACTCGAGCCCCGTTGAGTTTCTACTGCGCAAGCCTTTGTTTTGAAAAGCGACAATAGTGAGAGGTATTTGATGAGAAAGTAAAGAGTGCAGCTTTCTATTATAGAGGTACAGCGGGACACACATGCATGGGTGTTCATCACCAGGTGTCAAATGGACTGGCGATGGTACCGACCCATTTTATCCACTCCGGACAAGAACACAGCACAGCATGTACCACTTGTCATGACTAGCCACGAACGTGCTAGCCTTTAGCATGGCGGAAACCACTTCCTCTCCCAAACCCTTCAAACTTCCGGTCCCCCCTCTGGCTCCCCATCAACCAACCCCACTCCCTGTTAGCACTATGAGCTAAAAAACAAACTATGCTGCAGATTAGATCCATTTTAAAGGG includes the following:
- the jph3a gene encoding junctophilin-3 isoform X1 produces the protein MSTGGRFDFDDGGSYCGGWEQGKAHGRGVCTGPQGQGEYAGAWSHGFEVLGVYTWPSGNSYQGTWAQGKRHGVGVESKGRWEYRGEWTQGFKGRYGQLESTASGARYEGTWSNGLQDGYGTETYSDGGTYQGQWLGGMRHGYGVRQSVPYGMAAVILFPLRTSINSLRSEHSHGPPVVLDDGSTPTPTDGVVAGLAGSPVGRGGFALTAPSEADRQRKRKGRFRQSILSGLKLRRSESKSSLASQLSKQSSFCSEAGMSTVSSAASDIHSNTSESEQGAPVDATVTETYAGEWRSDQRAGWGVSRRSDGLHYEGEWAANKRHGYGCTTFPDGTKEEGKYKQNVLVSGKRKNLIPLRASKIREKVDRAIEAAEKSADIAKQKAEIAVSRMSHARGKAEAAEGVAQKATEECRLARIAAKELSPSFHIYGNGQLFYWCFSVFSGLECQRPKHQDGKDKDHEVISTGTDSPELCTPDTTPPVITPDLSPVLSVPASPPHSPPKRAHRPRNACFMRQSAVDDQGGAEIQVLVEGRGMDLLRGGANTWTDDVYPDRGGSSRSTTPSLLEEQEGQINGHEQAPLSNHKPREKSLSNHKSWEHSSSYRAWEHSSSNQKPSKHASSNHKSREYSSNHKTWDHSSTNHKACEHASSNYKPQVHILSNHKALEHNMSNHKTSEHASSNHKSQDYICSNHNAKDHVSSSYSPREHVYSNHHSKQHISTNHKLSEHALVDQRMDGFAGAWTAESCLRWSPAHSRLTEHDEERLSDYTVDMRLQSPEVQMSRGLGQESPGPKGNRLRSRCLRPVREGSMDSVQMLDNLNVGAELEEWPLHRDLTLSPPLKSPPISPEQEGGQPTLKSNSGSSSVLVVMVILLNIGVAILFIHFFI
- the jph3a gene encoding junctophilin-3 isoform X2 codes for the protein MSTGGRFDFDDGGSYCGGWEQGKAHGRGVCTGPQGQGEYAGAWSHGFEVLGVYTWPSGNSYQGTWAQGKRHGVGVESKGRWEYRGEWTQGFKGRYGQLESTASGARYEGTWSNGLQDGYGTETYSDGGTYQGQWLGGMRHGYGVRQSVPYGMAAVILFPLRTSINSLRSEHSHGPPVVLDDGSTPTPTDGVVAGLAGSPVGRGGFALTAPSEADRQRKRKGRFRQSILSGLKLRRSESKSSLASQLSKQSSFCSEAGMSTVSSAASDIHSNTSESEQGAPVDATVTETYAGEWRSDQRAGWGVSRRSDGLHYEGEWAANKRHGYGCTTFPDGTKEEGKYKQNVLVSGKRKNLIPLRASKIREKVDRAIEAAEKSADIAKQKAEIAVSRMSHARGKAEAAEGVAQKATEECRLARIAAKELSPSFHIYGNGLECQRPKHQDGKDKDHEVISTGTDSPELCTPDTTPPVITPDLSPVLSVPASPPHSPPKRAHRPRNACFMRQSAVDDQGGAEIQVLVEGRGMDLLRGGANTWTDDVYPDRGGSSRSTTPSLLEEQEGQINGHEQAPLSNHKPREKSLSNHKSWEHSSSYRAWEHSSSNQKPSKHASSNHKSREYSSNHKTWDHSSTNHKACEHASSNYKPQVHILSNHKALEHNMSNHKTSEHASSNHKSQDYICSNHNAKDHVSSSYSPREHVYSNHHSKQHISTNHKLSEHALVDQRMDGFAGAWTAESCLRWSPAHSRLTEHDEERLSDYTVDMRLQSPEVQMSRGLGQESPGPKGNRLRSRCLRPVREGSMDSVQMLDNLNVGAELEEWPLHRDLTLSPPLKSPPISPEQEGGQPTLKSNSGSSSVLVVMVILLNIGVAILFIHFFI
- the jph3a gene encoding junctophilin-3 isoform X3, which produces MSTGGRFDFDDGGSYCGGWEQGKAHGRGVCTGPQGQGEYAGAWSHGFEVLGVYTWPSGNSYQGTWAQGKRHGVGVESKGRWEYRGEWTQGFKGRYGQLESTASGARYEGTWSNGLQDGYGTETYSDGGTYQGQWLGGMRHGYGVRQSVPYGMAAVILFPLRTSINSLRSEHSHGPPVVLDDGSTPTPTDGVVAGLAGSPVGRGGFALTAPSEADRQRKRKGRFRQSILSGLKLRRSESKSSLASQLSKQSSFCSEAGMSTVSSAASDIHSNTSESEQGAPVDATVTETYAGEWRSDQRAGWGVSRRSDGLHYEGEWAANKRHGYGCTTFPDGTKEEGKYKQNVLVSGKRKNLIPLRASKIREKVDRAIEAAEKSADIAKQKAEIAVSRMSHARGKAEAAEGVAQKATEECRLARIAAKELSPSFHIYGNGLECQRPKHQDGKDKDHEVISTGTDSPELCTPDTTPPVITPDLSPVLSVPASPPHSPPKRAHRPRNACFMRQSAVDDQGGAEIQVLVEGRGMDLLRGGANTWTDDVYPDRGGSSRSTTPSLLEEQEGQINGHEQAPLSNHKPREKSLSNHKSWEHSSSYRAWEHSSSNQKPSKHASSNHKSREYSSNHKTWDHSSTNHKACEHASSNYKPQVHILSNHKALEHNMSNHKTSEHASSNHKSQDYICSNHNAKDHVSSSYSPREHVYSNHHSKQHISTNHKLSEHALVDQRMDGFAGAWTAESCLRWSPAHSRLTEHDEERLSDYTVDMRLQSPESPGPKGNRLRSRCLRPVREGSMDSVQMLDNLNVGAELEEWPLHRDLTLSPPLKSPPISPEQEGGQPTLKSNSGSSSVLVVMVILLNIGVAILFIHFFI